A window of the Fusarium fujikuroi IMI 58289 draft genome, chromosome FFUJ_chr09 genome harbors these coding sequences:
- a CDS encoding related to methyltransferase, producing MSQKSPKSGSPRSPRSPQSQGPVATAAQALEVDDLPEGEEDDPGLGEDFESSTASITSSILHYRTINGRTYHSERGNAAYWGSNDERQSEAMDIAHHMFTLSQSGELHLAPLSDNIQKVLDVGCGTGIWAIDFADKYPGCEVIGTDISPIQPSWVPPNVKFEIEDFNQDWTFPPESFDYVHLRYLVGCVPNWDNLFEQAFKVLKPGGWVESFEASAIIESDDDSVKPDSALAQWGPIFIKASKTIGNTFTVVGDNLQRPGIEKAGFIDVEQWDSKLPLNPFPKDPKLKEMGQFGELFSTRDTEGLVLFVANTLGWTPEEVHVYIAKFRREIRDRRNHPYIRLRTVWARKPE from the exons ATGTCTCAAAAGAGCCCCAAGAGCGGTTCGCCGCGGTCTCCACGGTCTCCCCAGAGTCAGGGACCTGTCGCAACTGCTGCACAGGCGCTTGAAGTCGATGATCTTCCTGAgggggaggaagatgaccCAGGCCTTGGCGAAGACTTCGAAAGCTCAACTGCCTCCATCACCTCAAGCATCCTCCACTATCGTACCATCAATGGTAGGACGTACCACAGCGAGAGAGGGAACGCGGCCTATTG GGGCTCTAATGATGAACGGCAAAGTGAAGCCATGGACATTGC GCATCACATGTTTACTCTTTCGCAAAGTGGAGAGCTGCACTTGGCTCCTCTCAGCGATAATATTCAA AAGGTGCTTGACGTTGGATGTGGAACAG GCATATGGGCCAT TGATTTTGCCGACAAGTATCCCGGGTGCGAAGTGATAGGGACGGACATTTCTCCCATTCAACCTTCATGGGTGCCACCTAATGTCAAGTT CGAAATTGAGGACTTCAACCAAGACTGGACCTTTCCCCCAGAGTCATTCGATTATGTCCACCTACGCTATTTAGTTGGATGCGTTCCAAATTGGGACAATCTCTTTGAACAGGCCTTTAAGGTTCTTAAGCCGGGCGGTTGGGTCGAGTCCTTTGAAGCCTCAGCTATCATCGAGAGTGATGACGATAGTGTGAAGCCCGACTCGGCATTAGCACAGTGGGGACCTATCTTTATCAAAGCCTCAAAAACAATTGGAAACACATTCACTGTCGTGGGTGACAATCTTCAGCGACCTGGCATTGAGAAAGCAGGGTTTATAGATGTCGAGCAATGGGACTCAAAG TTACCATTGAACCCTTTCCCGAAAGATCCCAAGCTCAAAGAAATGGGTCAATTTGGTGAGCTTTTCAGCACTCGGGACACTGAAGGCTTGGTGTTGTTCGTTGCCAACACTCTGGGATGGACTCCTGAGGAGGTCCATGTATATATCGCCAAGTTCCGGCGAGAGATCAGAGACAGGAGGAATCACCCGTATATTCGCCTGAGAACTGTG